One segment of Fibrobacter sp. UWB11 DNA contains the following:
- a CDS encoding LTA synthase family protein, which yields MLGTIIKQLFKNPFILITSVAFLLQTVMLVLFYALPDPLGLSMSEMFAGKTIWQVFMAYGAILVMSSIFAFLKSPRALAVFYILYFFFAIADYEIFRFNHQRLSYSFIRTYFHFSNITDATTVSTLGGDGVGTFLWVGLVFLILAGGIAFCVTYSIRQRRMTMMEKRIAKLSDKKVPVTMLASGIVLSVIPLILFIVGARGITNFPFQIDWRFTLGKYTLTAPVLHIAGLETFEFMRDGYSITDELVHDLDAFLPADFAGARSNAEYPGYRNAPTHEYKATKSYNIVFIFGESYKGRVLNQMLEGDTSIAPNLWKMASSVGGLWFKNAYSGSYPTVRGTTSTYLGFPSHPNRDVPAFYASNHFKGFQEYLTNYHRAYMTVSNPVFDHTLPFVERFYGDNWRVIEDPKIPGTSDSLGMDLAIELLKTMPADSAWFLAANTIATHIPFYGYPDSYAAKPEDAMVRFKNALRYTDEQMGRFFEALYARPDFERTVVVILGDHDTPVDSIDYKVPQPLGVSAAQIFMGIFSPDTTLFKGLEIREDVASQLDIGPTILDLAQVRAPNHFWGYDLLTEKRPAEQPALFYTQNAYYLGFRDSVLTGGLESDEVYKGKNGSFEHVSDSLSLSWKSHAVGASKVLRSLLRNDNMLPH from the coding sequence TGATGCTCGTTCTTTTCTACGCCTTGCCAGATCCGCTAGGCCTTTCGATGTCCGAAATGTTTGCGGGTAAAACGATTTGGCAAGTTTTTATGGCGTATGGCGCTATCCTTGTGATGTCCTCCATCTTCGCGTTTTTGAAGAGTCCGCGGGCGCTTGCTGTTTTTTACATTCTCTATTTTTTCTTTGCAATTGCAGATTACGAGATTTTCCGCTTTAATCACCAGCGCCTTTCGTATTCTTTTATTCGCACCTATTTCCATTTTTCGAATATTACGGATGCAACGACGGTTTCGACGCTTGGGGGCGATGGTGTAGGAACGTTCCTTTGGGTTGGTCTTGTGTTCTTGATTTTGGCAGGTGGCATCGCGTTTTGCGTGACGTATTCGATTCGTCAAAGACGCATGACCATGATGGAAAAGCGTATCGCAAAGCTCTCAGATAAGAAAGTCCCTGTGACCATGCTTGCTTCGGGAATTGTTCTTTCTGTGATTCCTTTGATCTTGTTTATTGTCGGTGCTCGTGGCATTACGAATTTCCCTTTCCAAATCGATTGGCGCTTTACGCTTGGGAAATACACGCTGACTGCCCCGGTTCTGCATATTGCAGGGCTTGAAACGTTTGAATTCATGCGCGATGGCTATTCTATTACGGATGAACTCGTCCATGACCTCGATGCCTTTTTGCCTGCTGATTTTGCAGGGGCTCGTTCAAATGCGGAATATCCTGGATACCGCAATGCTCCGACGCATGAATACAAGGCTACAAAATCGTACAACATTGTTTTCATTTTCGGAGAATCTTACAAGGGCCGTGTGCTGAACCAGATGCTCGAAGGCGATACCTCGATTGCTCCGAACTTGTGGAAAATGGCATCTTCTGTAGGCGGGCTTTGGTTCAAGAATGCATATAGCGGTAGCTATCCGACCGTGCGCGGGACAACTTCGACCTATCTCGGGTTCCCTTCGCACCCGAATCGCGACGTGCCGGCGTTCTATGCATCGAACCATTTTAAAGGCTTCCAGGAATATCTGACAAATTACCATCGTGCATACATGACGGTTTCGAACCCTGTTTTTGACCATACATTGCCTTTTGTGGAACGTTTTTATGGCGACAATTGGCGCGTTATTGAAGATCCGAAAATTCCGGGAACGTCAGACAGTCTCGGGATGGACCTTGCAATAGAATTGCTTAAGACGATGCCTGCCGATAGCGCTTGGTTCCTGGCCGCAAATACAATTGCAACGCATATTCCGTTCTACGGTTACCCGGACAGTTACGCTGCAAAACCCGAAGATGCTATGGTGCGTTTCAAGAATGCATTACGTTATACGGATGAACAAATGGGCCGATTCTTTGAAGCGCTGTATGCAAGGCCTGATTTCGAACGTACGGTTGTCGTGATTCTCGGTGACCATGATACACCTGTAGATTCCATTGATTACAAAGTGCCGCAACCGCTTGGAGTTTCTGCTGCACAGATTTTCATGGGAATTTTCTCGCCGGATACCACGCTCTTTAAGGGACTTGAAATTCGCGAAGATGTGGCTTCGCAGCTCGATATTGGCCCCACGATTTTGGATTTGGCACAAGTCCGCGCTCCGAACCATTTCTGGGGTTATGACTTGCTTACCGAAAAACGACCGGCAGAGCAGCCCGCGCTATTCTATACCCAAAATGCTTACTATCTCGGTTTCCGCGATTCCGTGCTGACGGGAGGCCTGGAATCCGATGAAGTGTACAAGGGAAAAAATGGCTCGTTTGAGCATGTTTCGGATTCCTTGTCGCTTTCGTGGAAGTCGCATGCCGTCGGGGCCAGCAAAGTCTTGCGTTCCCTTTTGCGCAACGACAATATGTTGCCCCATTAA